A region of Panthera uncia isolate 11264 chromosome D4, Puncia_PCG_1.0, whole genome shotgun sequence DNA encodes the following proteins:
- the REXO4 gene encoding RNA exonuclease 4 encodes MAKALTSRRAPGDPVAEPGLGKKVARKKSRKRRFWKSRGREASKTPGCGPGVAVVRPPKAPEDFSRNWRALQRLLKQKTQAPEKPLVISQTDSKIQPGIIQPNRKVVPDKAKRSETGPETAAPAATGGSGPSVPPAGRKAPAPRTEVSRAGHDGKGAEKRTNDDTSPKGGDTKRKKWKAKEVTMALTPALPTEEDIWFDDVDPADIEAALGPEAARIARKRLGQSESSITLAKEQAFGGLTRALAMDCEMVGVGPKGEESIAARVSIVNQYGKCVYDKCIKPSQPVTDYRTAVSGIRPENLKQGENFEVVQKEVADMLKGRILVGHALHNDLKVLFLDHPKKKIRDTQKYKPFKSQVKSGRPSLKLLAERILGVRVQQAEHCSIQDAQVAMRLYVLVKKEWESSAQDRRPTAPVPDSHSTSRPQAVVTTHKTARVSP; translated from the exons ATGGCCAAGGCGCTGACCTCCAGGCGCGCCCCCGGCGACCCCGTGGCTGAGCCGGGGCTTGGCAAGAAGGTAGCTCGGAAgaagagcaggaagaggagaTTCTGGAAAAGCCGAGGGCGAGAAGCGAGCAAGACACCGGGCTGCGGCCCCGGAGTCGCCGTGGTCCGACCTCCGAAGGCCCCGGAGGACTTTTCCCGCAACTGGAGGGCGCTGCAGCGG CTCctgaaacaaaaaacacaggcCCCGGAAAAGCCTCTTGTTATCTCTCAGACGGATTCCAAAATACAGCCCGGAATTATCCAACCGAACAGAAAAGTCGTCCCAGATAAAGCAAAGAGAAGTGAGACGGGGCCAGAAACAGCGGCCCCAGCGGCCACGGGGGGCTCTGGTCCTTCAGTACCTCCAGCGGGCAGGAAGGCGCCGGCTCCCCGCACAGAGGTCAGCAGAGCGGGGCACGATGGGAAGGGAGCCGAGAAAAGGACAAATGATGATACTTCTCCGAAAGGAGGAGACACCAAGCGCAAGAAGTGGAAAGCTAAGGAGGTGACTATGGCCTTGACTCCGGCCCTGCCCACCGA GGAAGACATCTGGTTTGATGACGTCGACCCGGCGGACATCGAGGCGGCCCTGGGCCCGGAGGCGGCCCGGATAGCAAGGAAGCGGCTGGGGCAGAGCGAGAGCAGCATCACGCTGGCGAAGGAGCAGGCCTTCGGCGG CCTGACTAGAGCCTTAGCCATGGACTGTGAGATGGTGGGCGTGGGCCCCAAGGGGGAAGAGAGCATCGCCGCCCGCGTGTCCATCGTGAACCAGTATGGGAAGTGTGTTTACGACAAGTGCATCAAGCCCAGCCAGCCGGTGACGGACTACAGGACGGCGGTCAGCGGGATACGGCCGGAGAACCTCAAGCAGG GAGAAAACTTCGAAGTTGTTCAGAAGGAGGTGGCGGACATGCTGAAGGGCCGGATTCTAGTCGGACACGCACTGCATAACGACCTAAAG GTGCTGTTTCTTGATCACCCAAAAAAGAAGATTCGGGACACGCAGAAATACAAACCTTTCAAGAGTCAAGTGAAG AGCGGAAGGCCATCTCTGAAGCTGCTCGCGGAGAGAATCCTGGGGGTCCGGGTGCAGCAGGCAGAGCACTGTTCG ATTCAGGATGCCCAGGTGGCGATGAGATTGTATGTCCTGGTGAAGAAGGAGTGGGAGAGTTCAGCCCAGGACAGGCGCCCCACGGCCCCCGTTCCAGACAGCCACAGCACCTCCCGTCCGCAGGCGGTTGTGACCACGCACAAGACAGCTCGGGTCTCCCCGTAG